A genome region from Pseudomonas sp. N3-W includes the following:
- a CDS encoding cytochrome b, whose product MPWTNSESRYSTVSILLHWLMLVLLILVYACIELRGIFPKGSGGRTLITETHFMLGLTVFVLVWLRLFARSLGPAPQIFPASPHWQVTLAKVMHWALYMFMIAMPILGWLVTSAKGHQVMFYGFDLPMLVSENKPFARQVQGWHELGGTIGYWLIGLHALAGLYHHYVVGDNTLLRMMPKRVSRNS is encoded by the coding sequence ATGCCATGGACAAATTCCGAATCACGTTACAGCACCGTATCAATCCTGTTGCACTGGTTGATGCTGGTCCTGTTGATACTGGTGTATGCCTGCATCGAATTGCGCGGGATTTTCCCCAAAGGCAGCGGCGGTCGGACGCTGATTACCGAAACTCATTTCATGCTCGGCCTGACGGTGTTCGTACTGGTATGGCTACGCCTGTTCGCCCGCAGCCTCGGCCCGGCGCCACAGATTTTCCCGGCCTCGCCCCACTGGCAGGTCACTCTGGCCAAGGTGATGCATTGGGCGTTGTACATGTTCATGATCGCGATGCCGATCCTCGGCTGGCTGGTCACCAGTGCCAAGGGCCATCAGGTGATGTTCTACGGCTTCGACCTGCCAATGCTGGTCTCTGAAAACAAGCCATTTGCCCGGCAGGTGCAGGGCTGGCACGAACTGGGCGGCACCATCGGCTACTGGCTGATCGGCCTGCATGCGCTGGCCGGGCTCTATCATCACTATGTGGTGGGGGACAACACATTGTTGCGGATGATGCCCAAGCGGGTGAGCCGCAACTCCTGA
- a CDS encoding 1-aminocyclopropane-1-carboxylate deaminase/D-cysteine desulfhydrase produces the protein MFSLPAHWQPQAPLEPLHLDWLAGAGLDVAILRLDLIDPLISGNKWFKLIEHLKAAEQAGANGIISLGGAHSNHLHALAAAGKRFGFATVGLLRGHPQETPTVMDLQAFGMQLHWLGYGGYRARHEPDFWLPWQVQYPTLHPVPEGAGGLPGALGCMSLKTQVDRQLSHLGWSDHDGWWLACGTGTTLAGLVLAEARRRPVYGALAVPDDHGVAQQVESIVREAGLVEPVYQLFDASRGGFAKVDAQLLEFIEQSEHACGVPLEPLYTGKALLALKQQVAAGKFAPGTRLVFVHTGGLQGRRGFTAQR, from the coding sequence ATGTTTTCTCTTCCTGCTCATTGGCAACCCCAAGCTCCCCTCGAACCCCTTCACCTGGACTGGCTCGCCGGCGCGGGCCTCGACGTCGCCATCCTGCGCCTGGACCTGATCGACCCGCTGATCAGCGGCAACAAATGGTTCAAGCTCATCGAACACCTCAAAGCCGCTGAACAGGCCGGCGCCAACGGCATCATCAGTCTCGGTGGTGCGCATTCCAATCACCTGCATGCGCTGGCGGCGGCGGGCAAGCGCTTCGGTTTCGCGACCGTCGGCCTGTTGCGCGGTCATCCGCAAGAGACCCCGACAGTGATGGACTTGCAGGCATTCGGCATGCAGCTGCACTGGCTGGGTTATGGCGGTTATCGTGCACGTCACGAACCCGACTTCTGGCTGCCGTGGCAGGTGCAATACCCGACGCTGCATCCGGTGCCCGAAGGCGCTGGCGGTCTGCCTGGGGCGTTGGGTTGCATGTCGCTAAAGACTCAAGTCGACCGGCAACTGAGCCACTTGGGTTGGTCCGATCACGATGGCTGGTGGCTGGCCTGCGGAACTGGCACTACGCTGGCGGGCCTGGTGTTGGCAGAAGCGCGGAGACGTCCGGTCTACGGCGCTTTGGCGGTGCCGGATGACCACGGTGTGGCGCAGCAGGTTGAATCGATCGTACGGGAGGCGGGGTTGGTCGAGCCGGTGTATCAACTGTTCGACGCCAGCCGTGGCGGGTTTGCCAAGGTCGATGCGCAGTTGCTTGAGTTCATCGAGCAGAGTGAGCATGCCTGCGGCGTACCACTTGAACCACTTTATACCGGCAAGGCGTTACTGGCGCTCAAGCAGCAGGTGGCGGCCGGGAAATTCGCTCCAGGTACACGGTTGGTGTTCGTTCACACCGGTGGCTTGCAAGGGCGACGGGGTTTCACAGCACAGCGATGA
- a CDS encoding NADPH-dependent 2,4-dienoyl-CoA reductase, whose amino-acid sequence MAAAHYPHLLAPLDLGFTTLRNRTLMGSMHTGLEEKPGGFERMAAYFAERARGGVGLMVTGGIGPNDEGGVYSGAAKLTTEEEALKHQIVTRAVHEAGGKICMQILHAGRYAYSPKQVAPSAIQAPINPFKPKELDEEGIEKQISDFVTCSVLAQTAEYDGVEIMGSEGYFINQFLAAHTNHRTDRWGGSYENRMRLPVEIVRRVREAVGPNFIIIFRLSMLDLVEGGSSWEEIVTLAKAIEQAGATIINTGIGWHEARIPTIATKVPRAAFSKVTAKLRGSVSIPLITTNRINTPEVAEQILAEGDADMVSMARPFLADPDFVNKAAAGRGDEINTCIGCNQACLDHTFGGKLTSCLVNPRACHETELNYLPVQQIKKIAVVGAGPAGLAAATVAAERGHQVTLFDSASEIGGQFNIAKRVPGKEEFFETLRYFNRKLQTTNVEVCLNTRVDVAQLVAGGFDEIILATGIAPRIPAIPGVENAKVLSYLDVILERKPVGKRVAVIGAGGIGFDVCEFLVHEGVATSLDREAFWKEWGIDTHLQARGGVAGIKAVPHAPAREVFLLQRKKTKVGDGLGKTTGWIHRTGLKNKKVQMLNSVEYLKIDDEGLHIRIGETGEPQLLAVDNIVICAGQDPLRELQDGLVAAGQNVHLIGGADVAAELDAKRAINQGSRLAAEL is encoded by the coding sequence ATGGCCGCCGCTCATTACCCGCACCTGTTGGCCCCGCTGGACCTGGGTTTTACCACGCTGCGCAACCGCACCCTGATGGGCTCGATGCACACCGGCCTTGAAGAAAAGCCCGGCGGTTTCGAACGCATGGCGGCGTATTTTGCCGAACGTGCCCGTGGCGGTGTCGGCCTGATGGTGACCGGTGGTATCGGCCCCAACGATGAGGGTGGCGTGTACTCCGGTGCCGCCAAACTGACCACCGAAGAAGAAGCGCTCAAGCACCAGATCGTCACCCGCGCCGTGCACGAGGCGGGCGGCAAGATCTGCATGCAGATTCTTCACGCCGGTCGCTATGCCTACAGCCCGAAGCAGGTCGCGCCAAGTGCCATTCAAGCGCCGATCAACCCGTTCAAGCCTAAAGAGCTTGACGAAGAAGGCATCGAGAAGCAGATCAGCGATTTCGTCACCTGCTCGGTACTGGCGCAAACCGCCGAATACGACGGCGTCGAAATCATGGGCTCCGAAGGTTATTTCATTAACCAGTTCCTCGCGGCCCACACCAACCACCGCACCGACCGTTGGGGCGGCAGCTACGAAAACCGCATGCGCCTGCCGGTGGAAATTGTCCGCCGCGTGCGTGAAGCGGTTGGTCCGAATTTCATCATTATCTTCCGCCTGTCGATGCTCGACCTGGTGGAAGGCGGCAGTAGCTGGGAAGAAATCGTGACCCTGGCCAAGGCCATCGAGCAGGCCGGTGCGACAATTATCAACACCGGCATCGGCTGGCACGAAGCGCGGATTCCGACCATCGCCACCAAGGTGCCGCGTGCGGCCTTCAGCAAAGTCACCGCCAAGCTGCGTGGTTCGGTCAGCATTCCGCTGATCACCACCAACCGCATCAACACCCCGGAAGTGGCCGAGCAGATTCTGGCCGAAGGCGACGCCGACATGGTGTCCATGGCACGGCCGTTCCTGGCCGACCCGGACTTCGTCAACAAGGCCGCCGCTGGCCGTGGCGATGAAATCAATACCTGCATCGGTTGCAACCAGGCCTGTCTGGACCACACCTTCGGCGGCAAGTTGACCAGTTGCCTGGTCAACCCGCGCGCCTGCCATGAAACCGAGCTCAACTATTTGCCGGTGCAGCAGATCAAGAAGATTGCCGTGGTCGGTGCAGGACCTGCGGGTCTGGCTGCTGCTACCGTGGCCGCCGAGCGTGGTCATCAGGTGACCCTGTTCGATTCGGCCAGCGAAATCGGCGGCCAGTTCAACATTGCCAAGCGCGTGCCGGGCAAGGAAGAGTTTTTCGAGACCCTGCGTTACTTCAATCGTAAATTGCAGACGACGAACGTCGAGGTGTGCCTCAACACCCGCGTGGATGTGGCTCAACTGGTGGCGGGCGGTTTCGACGAGATCATCCTCGCCACCGGTATTGCGCCAAGAATCCCGGCGATTCCGGGCGTCGAGAACGCCAAGGTACTGAGCTATCTGGACGTCATTCTCGAACGCAAACCCGTCGGCAAACGTGTGGCGGTGATCGGTGCCGGCGGTATCGGTTTTGACGTCTGCGAATTCCTGGTACACGAAGGCGTGGCCACCAGCCTGGATCGCGAAGCGTTCTGGAAAGAGTGGGGTATCGATACGCATCTGCAAGCACGTGGCGGCGTGGCCGGTATCAAGGCAGTGCCTCATGCACCGGCTCGCGAGGTGTTTTTGTTGCAGCGCAAGAAAACCAAGGTGGGCGACGGTCTGGGTAAAACCACCGGCTGGATTCACCGCACCGGTTTGAAGAACAAGAAAGTACAAATGCTCAACAGCGTCGAATACCTGAAAATCGACGACGAAGGCCTGCACATCCGCATCGGCGAAACCGGCGAGCCGCAATTGCTGGCGGTGGACAACATCGTCATCTGCGCCGGCCAGGATCCGCTGCGCGAGTTGCAGGACGGACTGGTGGCAGCGGGGCAGAACGTGCATCTGATTGGCGGTGCGGATGTGGCGGCGGAGTTGGATGCCAAGCGCGCCATCAACCAGGGCTCGCGGTTGGCCGCCGAGTTGTAA
- a CDS encoding carbon-nitrogen hydrolase family protein, with the protein MRKLLYLTFSMALVAALTTYAMWAADRPAGHYLSDLRISLAVDQGTPADRGNLLGIQPELFPTDYQSPERLHRKLAAYLQKAQDQGLLNDKTIVVLPEHVGTWLMVSGEKDELYQASTLQEAMNWLAASNPVQFIRALISAKGESRLDDAHLRMKAKSMAKDYQALFGGLAKEFHVTLVAGSIVLPEPSIRDGQLKIGHGALFNSSVVFDRDGVPIGQPQRQMHPIFNDQDTLAANTEQTINVIDTPAGRLGILIGSDSWYPDNYRKLDAQGAQLVAVPAYIVGHGTWDKPWGGYKGLSTPSSISLKPGEISEGDAWHRLTLTAQPPSSRAVAGVSVFLRGQFWDQGSAGNSFLSSNGQHAADGSDRGARLLNLWL; encoded by the coding sequence ATGCGCAAACTTCTGTACCTGACCTTCTCCATGGCGCTTGTCGCCGCCCTCACGACCTACGCCATGTGGGCCGCGGACCGTCCTGCGGGTCATTACCTGTCGGACCTGCGCATCAGCCTGGCGGTCGATCAGGGCACACCTGCCGATCGCGGCAACCTGCTGGGCATTCAACCCGAGCTGTTCCCCACGGACTATCAAAGCCCCGAGCGCTTGCACCGCAAATTGGCGGCCTACCTGCAAAAAGCCCAGGACCAGGGCCTGCTGAACGACAAAACCATCGTCGTGCTGCCCGAGCACGTCGGCACCTGGCTGATGGTCAGTGGGGAAAAAGACGAGCTGTATCAGGCGAGCACACTGCAAGAAGCCATGAACTGGCTGGCGGCGAGCAACCCGGTGCAGTTTATTCGTGCCCTGATCAGCGCCAAGGGCGAGAGTCGTCTGGACGATGCGCACCTGCGCATGAAAGCCAAAAGCATGGCCAAGGATTACCAGGCGTTGTTCGGCGGTTTGGCGAAAGAATTCCATGTGACGCTGGTGGCCGGCTCCATCGTGCTGCCCGAGCCGAGCATCCGTGATGGCCAACTGAAAATCGGCCATGGCGCACTGTTCAACAGCAGCGTGGTGTTCGACCGCGATGGCGTGCCTATCGGTCAGCCGCAGCGGCAGATGCACCCGATCTTCAATGACCAGGACACCCTGGCCGCCAACACCGAACAAACCATCAACGTCATCGACACCCCTGCCGGACGCCTGGGCATCCTGATCGGCAGTGACAGCTGGTACCCGGACAATTACCGCAAACTCGACGCCCAAGGCGCGCAACTGGTGGCGGTGCCGGCGTACATTGTCGGGCATGGCACGTGGGACAAGCCTTGGGGTGGCTATAAAGGCCTTTCGACGCCGAGCTCCATCAGCCTCAAGCCAGGTGAAATCAGCGAAGGCGACGCCTGGCATCGGCTGACGCTGACCGCCCAGCCCCCCAGCAGCCGTGCTGTCGCCGGCGTCAGCGTGTTCCTGCGCGGGCAGTTCTGGGACCAGGGCAGTGCCGGCAACAGTTTTCTCAGCAGCAACGGCCAGCACGCCGCCGACGGCAGTGACCGTGGCGCCCGCTTGCTGAACCTCTGGCTGTAA
- a CDS encoding AraC family transcriptional regulator, with product MKPLPMRLGDLSVGFVHSLADAVRSHGVDPQPLLEQYGLDAARLGEAGARLSIPRYMRLGHGAIQLTGDPALGLRMGQLSRLSQAGLAGVTAAQAPTVREAARCLIRFEALYGSNYRGQSSFHEDAQGAWLRFYSISPYNAYNRFVVDSIIAGWLQQLSSLSPAPLRAERIEIEFDAPDYRDAYDVLGDCPIQFGAEHNQLRLSLSSLAQRNPQHCPSTWRHLLQLCERELEQLTRTRSLRERITQLLGPLLNGGREPDLEEVAARLKLPTWTLRRKLAEEGTQYRAILNDTRRDLAMTYIRDTELAFGEIAYLLGFASAEAFQRAFKRWNGQTPGEFRRSHRQSA from the coding sequence ATGAAACCGCTTCCGATGCGCCTCGGGGATCTGTCGGTGGGCTTTGTGCATAGCCTGGCCGATGCGGTGCGCAGCCATGGCGTCGATCCGCAGCCACTACTGGAGCAGTACGGTCTCGATGCGGCGCGCCTTGGCGAGGCCGGTGCGCGGTTGTCGATCCCGCGGTACATGCGCCTGGGACATGGCGCGATTCAACTCACGGGCGACCCGGCACTGGGCCTGCGCATGGGCCAGCTCAGCCGCCTGAGCCAAGCGGGTCTGGCCGGCGTCACCGCCGCCCAGGCACCCACGGTGCGTGAAGCGGCGCGTTGCCTGATCCGCTTCGAAGCCCTGTACGGCTCGAACTATCGAGGCCAGTCGAGTTTCCACGAAGACGCTCAGGGCGCCTGGCTGCGCTTCTATTCCATCAGCCCGTACAACGCCTACAACCGCTTTGTCGTGGACTCGATCATTGCCGGCTGGCTACAGCAGTTATCGAGTCTGAGCCCTGCCCCACTAAGGGCCGAACGCATCGAGATCGAATTCGATGCACCGGATTATCGAGACGCCTATGACGTGCTGGGCGATTGCCCGATCCAGTTCGGCGCCGAGCACAATCAACTGCGCCTGAGCCTGAGCAGCCTTGCGCAACGCAACCCGCAGCACTGCCCCAGCACCTGGCGGCACCTGCTGCAACTGTGTGAACGGGAACTGGAGCAACTGACACGCACCCGCAGCTTGCGTGAACGCATCACTCAGCTACTGGGGCCGTTGCTCAATGGTGGTCGGGAACCCGACCTGGAAGAAGTGGCGGCACGCCTGAAGCTCCCCACCTGGACCTTGCGTCGCAAACTCGCCGAGGAAGGCACGCAATACCGCGCGATCCTCAATGACACCCGCCGCGACCTGGCCATGACCTACATCCGCGACACGGAACTGGCCTTCGGTGAAATCGCCTACCTGCTGGGGTTTGCCTCAGCCGAAGCGTTTCAACGGGCCTTTAAACGCTGGAATGGCCAGACACCCGGCGAATTTCGCCGCAGTCATCGCCAATCCGCCTGA
- a CDS encoding DUF2242 domain-containing protein translates to MFKSFPMRVVGMAVVLVAAAGCSSKKAAIYEHENFDDSGTFSRNYPVTDAQTCEAARRALLSQGYIITSSDPKLVSGHKSFQQTGETHMEISFSVVCADDGSEGHHATMFANALQDQYALKKTNNSASLGVGVLGSVSMPIGSSDDSMVKIASETVSSAKFYERFFTLVELFLPPEAKKKAHIAEKPKTDLGVPEAKAAPTAAPTPAPIVVPTPAPAAEPAPAPAPAPAAPAPVEAAPASEPVAPPPEAAPITPSAPAVPVEEHVTPPPASTLPAPTEPIPAMPGNSQ, encoded by the coding sequence ATGTTTAAATCATTTCCCATGCGTGTTGTCGGGATGGCCGTGGTGTTGGTCGCTGCTGCCGGCTGCTCGTCGAAAAAAGCCGCCATCTACGAGCATGAGAACTTCGACGATTCCGGGACATTTTCGCGCAACTACCCGGTAACCGATGCGCAGACCTGCGAAGCCGCTCGTCGCGCCTTGCTCAGTCAGGGTTACATCATCACCAGCAGTGACCCGAAACTGGTCAGCGGGCACAAGAGCTTCCAGCAGACCGGCGAGACCCACATGGAGATCAGCTTCAGTGTGGTTTGCGCCGATGATGGCAGCGAAGGGCACCACGCGACCATGTTCGCCAACGCCTTGCAGGACCAGTACGCGCTGAAGAAGACCAACAACTCCGCCAGCCTCGGTGTGGGCGTGTTGGGCTCGGTGTCGATGCCAATCGGCTCCTCCGACGACTCGATGGTCAAGATCGCCAGCGAAACCGTGTCCTCGGCCAAGTTCTACGAACGTTTCTTTACGCTGGTTGAGTTGTTCCTGCCGCCGGAAGCGAAGAAAAAGGCGCATATCGCCGAGAAGCCGAAAACCGATCTGGGTGTGCCTGAAGCCAAGGCCGCACCGACAGCTGCTCCGACGCCAGCGCCGATCGTCGTGCCAACGCCGGCTCCAGCAGCCGAGCCAGCACCAGCACCAGCACCAGCGCCAGCAGCGCCAGCGCCTGTCGAGGCCGCTCCTGCATCCGAGCCGGTAGCGCCACCACCGGAGGCGGCACCCATTACGCCAAGCGCGCCCGCAGTGCCTGTCGAAGAACATGTAACGCCGCCTCCGGCCAGCACATTACCCGCACCGACCGAGCCAATTCCCGCGATGCCGGGCAACAGTCAGTAA
- a CDS encoding SurA N-terminal domain-containing protein codes for MLQNIRDNSQGWIAKTIIGVIVALMALTGFDAIFKATTHSNDAAKVNGEEISQNELSQAVDMQRRQLMQQLGKDFDASLLDEKMLRDSALKGLIDRKLLLQGAEKSKFAFSEAALDQVILQTPEFQLDGQFSPERFDQVIRQLGYSRLQFRQMLTQEMLIGQLRAGLAGSGFVTDAQVLAFARLEKQTRDFATLNVKADPAGVKLTDDEVKAYYDEHAKEFMTPDQVIIDYLELKKSAFFDQVAVKDEDLQAAYQKETANLSEQRRAAHILIEVNDKVTEAQAKAKIEEIQARLAKGEKFEALAKEFSQDPGSANNGGDLGYAGPGVYDPAFEKALYSLAKDQVSEPVRTDFGFHLIKLLGVEAPDVPTFASLKDKLTRELKTQQVEQRFVETTKQLEDSAFEASDLAQPAQDLKLTVHTSKPFGREGGEGVAANRAVVTAAFSQEVLDEGANSTAIELDPETVIVLRAKEHLKPAQLPLESVAAAIRTQLAKEHASAAAKTKADELIANLRDGKTPLDQAIDGQGWKVIAAATRAQEGVDPTVLQALFRMPKPAAKDKPTFSSVTLADGSLVIVRLNGVNEAAAPTDEEKAQYRRFLASRIGQQDFAAYRKQLESEADIKRY; via the coding sequence ATGCTGCAGAATATCAGGGACAATTCACAAGGCTGGATTGCCAAGACCATTATCGGGGTCATCGTTGCACTGATGGCTTTGACCGGTTTCGACGCCATTTTCAAGGCCACCACGCACAGCAATGATGCGGCCAAGGTCAACGGCGAAGAAATCAGCCAGAACGAGCTGAGCCAGGCGGTCGACATGCAACGTCGTCAGCTGATGCAACAGCTGGGCAAGGATTTCGATGCTTCCTTGCTGGATGAAAAAATGCTGCGCGACTCGGCCCTCAAAGGCCTGATCGATCGCAAGCTGCTGCTGCAAGGCGCAGAAAAATCGAAATTCGCTTTCTCCGAAGCTGCTTTGGACCAGGTGATCCTGCAAACGCCAGAGTTCCAGCTGGACGGCCAGTTCAGTCCCGAGCGTTTTGACCAGGTGATCCGTCAACTGGGCTATAGCCGTCTGCAGTTCCGTCAGATGCTGACCCAGGAAATGCTGATCGGTCAGCTGCGCGCTGGCCTGGCTGGCAGTGGTTTCGTGACCGATGCACAGGTACTGGCATTCGCCCGTCTGGAAAAGCAGACCCGTGATTTCGCCACCCTCAATGTCAAGGCCGACCCGGCGGGTGTGAAGCTGACCGACGATGAGGTCAAGGCCTACTACGACGAACACGCCAAGGAATTCATGACGCCGGATCAGGTGATCATCGATTACCTGGAATTGAAGAAGTCTGCCTTCTTCGATCAGGTCGCCGTCAAGGACGAAGACCTGCAAGCGGCGTATCAGAAAGAAACCGCCAACCTGTCCGAACAACGTCGGGCGGCGCACATTCTGATCGAAGTGAACGACAAGGTGACCGAGGCGCAAGCCAAGGCCAAGATTGAAGAAATCCAGGCGCGCCTGGCCAAAGGCGAGAAGTTCGAAGCCCTGGCCAAGGAGTTCTCCCAGGATCCGGGTTCTGCCAACAATGGCGGTGACTTGGGTTACGCAGGGCCTGGCGTCTACGATCCGGCTTTCGAAAAAGCCCTGTACTCGCTGGCCAAGGATCAGGTATCCGAGCCGGTTCGTACCGACTTCGGCTTCCACCTGATCAAGTTGTTGGGTGTTGAAGCGCCAGACGTACCGACGTTTGCCAGCCTGAAAGACAAGCTGACCCGCGAGCTGAAAACCCAGCAGGTTGAGCAACGTTTTGTCGAGACGACCAAGCAACTGGAAGACTCGGCGTTTGAAGCGTCCGATCTCGCTCAGCCGGCTCAAGACCTGAAACTGACTGTTCACACCTCCAAGCCGTTTGGCCGTGAAGGTGGCGAAGGTGTTGCGGCCAACCGTGCCGTGGTTACCGCTGCGTTCAGTCAGGAAGTACTGGATGAGGGTGCCAACAGCACCGCCATCGAGCTGGATCCGGAAACCGTGATCGTGTTGCGCGCCAAGGAACACCTCAAGCCTGCACAGCTGCCGCTGGAAAGCGTCGCCGCCGCCATCCGTACGCAATTGGCCAAGGAGCACGCAAGCGCTGCCGCCAAGACCAAGGCTGACGAGTTGATCGCCAACCTGCGTGATGGCAAGACGCCGCTGGACCAGGCCATCGATGGTCAGGGCTGGAAAGTCATTGCAGCAGCCACTCGCGCTCAGGAAGGGGTTGACCCGACTGTGCTGCAAGCGCTGTTCCGTATGCCCAAGCCTGCCGCCAAGGACAAGCCGACTTTCAGCAGCGTGACCCTGGCCGATGGTAGCCTGGTGATCGTGCGCCTGAACGGTGTGAACGAAGCCGCTGCGCCGACCGATGAAGAGAAGGCTCAATACCGTCGCTTCCTCGCTTCGCGCATTGGCCAGCAAGACTTTGCGGCCTACCGCAAGCAGCTGGAAAGCGAAGCAGACATCAAGCGTTACTAA
- a CDS encoding HU family DNA-binding protein produces the protein MNKSELIDAIAASADIPKAAAGRALDAVIESVTGALKAGDSVVLVGFGTFSVTDRPARIGRNPQTGKTLEIAAAKKPGFKAGKALKEAVN, from the coding sequence GTGAACAAGTCGGAACTGATTGATGCTATCGCTGCATCCGCTGATATCCCGAAAGCTGCTGCTGGCCGTGCGCTGGACGCTGTAATCGAATCCGTCACTGGCGCTCTCAAGGCTGGCGACTCCGTAGTTCTGGTGGGTTTCGGTACGTTCTCCGTGACCGATCGTCCTGCTCGCATCGGTCGTAACCCACAGACCGGTAAGACGCTGGAAATCGCTGCAGCCAAAAAACCAGGTTTCAAAGCCGGTAAAGCACTGAAAGAAGCTGTCAACTAA